A stretch of the bacterium SCSIO 12827 genome encodes the following:
- the rbfA gene encoding 30S ribosome-binding factor RbfA: MSEKSRKRQAGAKPPSQRQLRVGEELRHVLVRILERRDFRDPLLAEANLTVTGVDASPDLRRATVFVVPLGGSVMSDIDTDAVLKALNHATPYIRRQVAREISLKFLPQFSFRLDHSFEHAGRIGAILHDPRVRRDLEAPGDPADDE, translated from the coding sequence ATGTCAGAAAAATCCCGTAAACGGCAGGCCGGGGCCAAGCCGCCCTCGCAGCGCCAGCTTCGCGTCGGCGAGGAACTGCGCCACGTTCTGGTGCGTATCCTGGAACGCCGCGATTTCCGCGACCCGCTTTTGGCCGAGGCCAATCTCACGGTGACCGGCGTCGACGCCAGCCCGGACCTGCGCCGGGCCACGGTGTTCGTGGTGCCGCTCGGCGGCAGCGTGATGAGCGACATCGACACGGATGCGGTCCTTAAGGCGCTCAACCACGCCACGCCCTATATCCGCCGCCAGGTCGCCCGCGAGATCAGCCTCAAGTTCCTGCCCCAGTTCTCCTTCCGCTTGGATCACAGCTTCGAGCATGCCGGGCGCATCGGCGCCATTCTGCATGACCCCCGCGTGCGCCGCGACCTGGAAGCCCCGGGCGACCCGGCGGACGACGAGTAG
- the truB gene encoding tRNA pseudouridine(55) synthase TruB produces MGRRRKGLAIHGWINLDKPLGVTSTQAVGRVKRLFNAAKVGHGGTLDPLATGILPIALGEATKTVAYAMDGEKEYVFTIRFGIETETGDGEGAVSAESDERPSDAEITAALPAFIGEIDQVPPRYSAIKVDGARAYDLARGGEDFEMKSRRVTVLGLTLDSRPDADHAVIRCRSGKGVYVRSLARDLARALGTVGHVSVLRRTAVGPFTEKGSISLDNLEALGHSARDSGHLLPVETALDDIPALALTEAEARRLAQGQAIAALPVASRSPFKNIRQGDMVSAMLNDRLVALAEIKGGEIRPVRVLNLDGSET; encoded by the coding sequence ATGGGCCGTCGCCGCAAGGGTCTCGCCATTCACGGCTGGATCAATCTCGACAAACCGTTGGGCGTGACCTCGACCCAGGCCGTGGGCCGGGTCAAACGCCTGTTCAATGCGGCCAAGGTCGGCCATGGCGGGACCCTCGATCCGCTGGCCACGGGCATTCTGCCGATCGCGCTGGGTGAGGCGACCAAGACCGTGGCCTATGCCATGGACGGGGAAAAGGAATACGTATTCACAATCCGTTTCGGAATCGAGACGGAGACCGGAGACGGCGAGGGTGCCGTGTCGGCGGAAAGCGATGAGCGGCCCTCGGATGCCGAGATCACGGCCGCCCTGCCGGCCTTCATCGGCGAGATCGACCAGGTGCCGCCGCGCTATTCGGCGATCAAGGTTGATGGCGCCAGGGCCTATGATCTGGCCCGCGGCGGCGAGGATTTCGAGATGAAATCGCGCCGCGTGACGGTTCTCGGCCTGACCCTCGACAGCCGCCCCGATGCCGACCATGCGGTGATCCGCTGCCGCTCGGGCAAGGGGGTTTATGTGCGCTCCCTGGCCCGCGATCTGGCGCGGGCTCTCGGCACCGTCGGGCATGTTTCCGTGCTGCGCCGGACGGCGGTCGGACCGTTCACGGAGAAGGGGTCGATTTCGCTAGATAATCTGGAGGCTCTGGGGCATAGTGCGCGCGATTCCGGGCACCTCCTGCCCGTCGAGACCGCGCTGGACGACATCCCGGCGCTGGCCCTGACGGAAGCCGAGGCCCGGCGGCTGGCCCAAGGACAGGCCATTGCGGCCCTTCCCGTCGCCAGCCGTTCGCCGTTCAAGAACATCCGCCAAGGCGACATGGTTTCGGCCATGCTCAACGATCGGCTGGTGGCTCTGGCGGAGATCAAGGGCGGTGAAATCCGTCCTGTACGGGTTCTGAACCTGGATGGTTCCGAAACCTGA
- the rpsO gene encoding 30S ribosomal protein S15, protein MSITAERKQELIGEFQSGNGDTGSPEVQVAILTERIANLTEHMKTHKKDFHSRRGLLMMVGQRRRLLDYLKKKNDGRYDALVKRLGIRR, encoded by the coding sequence ATGTCGATTACCGCTGAGCGGAAGCAGGAACTTATTGGTGAGTTCCAATCGGGCAACGGCGACACCGGATCGCCCGAAGTTCAGGTCGCCATTCTGACCGAACGGATCGCCAATCTCACCGAACACATGAAAACCCACAAGAAGGATTTCCATTCCCGGCGTGGTCTTCTCATGATGGTCGGCCAGCGCCGGCGCCTGTTGGACTATCTGAAAAAGAAGAACGACGGCCGCTACGACGCGCTGGTCAAGCGCCTGGGTATTCGGCGCTAA
- the pnp gene encoding polyribonucleotide nucleotidyltransferase codes for MMFQEFRKEIDWGGRKLILETGKVARQADGAVIATYGDTKVLCTVVAEKTPRPGIDFFPLAVHYVEKAYAAGKIPGGFFKREGRPGEKEILTSRLIDRPIRPLFAPGYKNEVQVICTVLTHDLENDPDVPAMIGTSAALCISGAPFMGPISGCRVGLIDGAFVLNPTCDQMAETKLDLFVAGTQEGVLMVESEAHELSEDDMLGAVMFGHKANQDVIKGIIELASACAKDPVDLPAEPEGKKALADKVKALAEDGLRDAYKETVKQLRQEKISAVKAKVAEDLAADDSIDQDLVGAALGGILKKLESDIVRRDILDTGKRIDGRDTKTVRPIAAEVGVLPRTHGSSLFTRGETQALVVATLGTGQDEQIIDDLANDHRRTFMLHYNFPPFSVGEAGRFGFTGRREIGHGKLAWRALNPLMPSKDEFPYTIRVVSEITESNGSSSMATVCGTSLSLMDAGVPLPRPVAGIAMGLIKEGDEFAVLSDILGDEDHLGDMDFKVAGSSEGITSLQMDIKITSITEEIMKIALGQAKEGRLHILGEMSKGLTSAREGVADTAPRITQFTINKDKIREVIGPGGKMIREICEVTGAKIDIEDDGTVRVAAVDAAAGEAAIDWIKSITQEPEIGAIYNGKVVKVVDFGAFVNFMGAKDGLVHISELANERVGQVTDVVNEGDQVKVKLIGIDDRGKVKLSMRVVDQETGTDITDQVGERSGGGGRGGKPRETQDA; via the coding sequence ATGATGTTTCAAGAGTTTCGTAAGGAAATTGACTGGGGTGGGCGCAAGCTGATCCTAGAGACCGGTAAGGTCGCGCGGCAAGCCGACGGCGCCGTGATTGCCACCTATGGCGACACCAAGGTGCTGTGCACCGTGGTCGCGGAAAAGACGCCCCGTCCGGGCATCGATTTTTTCCCGCTGGCCGTCCATTACGTCGAAAAGGCCTATGCCGCCGGTAAGATTCCGGGTGGCTTTTTCAAGCGCGAAGGCCGCCCCGGCGAAAAGGAAATTCTCACCTCGCGTCTGATCGACCGGCCCATCCGGCCGCTGTTCGCGCCGGGTTACAAGAACGAAGTGCAGGTCATCTGCACGGTCCTGACCCACGATCTGGAAAACGATCCGGACGTGCCGGCCATGATCGGCACCTCGGCCGCTCTCTGCATCTCGGGTGCCCCCTTCATGGGCCCCATCTCGGGCTGCCGCGTCGGCCTGATCGACGGTGCGTTCGTGCTCAACCCGACCTGTGACCAGATGGCCGAAACCAAGCTGGACCTGTTCGTCGCCGGCACCCAGGAAGGCGTGCTGATGGTCGAATCGGAAGCCCACGAATTGTCGGAAGACGACATGCTGGGCGCGGTGATGTTCGGCCACAAGGCCAACCAGGACGTTATCAAGGGCATCATCGAGCTGGCCTCGGCCTGCGCCAAGGACCCGGTCGATCTGCCGGCCGAACCGGAAGGCAAGAAGGCCCTGGCCGACAAGGTCAAGGCGCTCGCCGAAGACGGCCTGCGCGACGCCTACAAGGAAACCGTCAAGCAGTTGCGTCAGGAAAAGATCTCGGCCGTGAAGGCCAAGGTCGCGGAAGACCTGGCGGCTGACGACAGCATCGACCAGGACCTGGTCGGCGCGGCCCTCGGCGGCATCCTGAAGAAACTGGAAAGCGACATCGTGCGTCGCGACATCCTGGACACCGGCAAGCGCATCGACGGCCGTGACACCAAGACCGTGCGGCCGATCGCCGCGGAAGTCGGTGTTCTGCCCCGGACCCACGGGTCGTCCCTGTTCACCCGCGGGGAAACCCAGGCCCTGGTGGTTGCCACGCTCGGCACCGGTCAGGACGAACAGATCATCGACGATCTGGCCAACGATCACCGCCGTACCTTCATGCTGCACTATAACTTCCCGCCGTTCTCGGTTGGTGAAGCGGGCCGTTTCGGCTTTACCGGGCGGCGTGAAATCGGCCACGGCAAGCTGGCTTGGCGGGCGCTTAACCCGCTGATGCCGTCGAAGGACGAATTCCCCTACACGATCCGCGTGGTGTCGGAAATCACCGAATCCAACGGCTCGTCCTCGATGGCCACGGTCTGCGGCACCTCGCTGTCGCTGATGGATGCGGGCGTTCCGCTGCCGCGTCCGGTGGCGGGTATCGCCATGGGCCTGATCAAGGAAGGCGATGAATTCGCGGTCCTGTCGGACATCCTGGGTGACGAAGATCACCTGGGCGACATGGACTTCAAGGTCGCCGGTTCGTCCGAGGGCATCACCTCCCTGCAGATGGACATCAAGATCACCTCGATCACCGAGGAAATCATGAAGATCGCCCTGGGCCAGGCCAAGGAAGGCCGCCTGCACATCCTGGGCGAAATGTCCAAGGGTCTGACCTCGGCCCGTGAAGGGGTTGCGGATACCGCACCCCGGATCACCCAGTTCACCATCAACAAGGATAAGATCCGCGAAGTCATCGGCCCGGGTGGCAAGATGATCCGCGAAATCTGCGAGGTGACGGGTGCCAAGATCGACATCGAAGACGACGGCACCGTGCGTGTCGCCGCCGTTGATGCGGCCGCCGGCGAAGCCGCCATCGACTGGATCAAGTCGATCACGCAGGAACCGGAAATCGGCGCCATCTACAACGGCAAGGTCGTGAAGGTCGTCGATTTCGGCGCTTTCGTGAACTTCATGGGCGCCAAGGACGGTCTGGTCCACATCTCGGAGCTGGCCAACGAACGGGTCGGCCAGGTCACCGACGTCGTCAACGAAGGCGACCAGGTGAAGGTCAAGTTGATCGGCATCGATGACCGCGGCAAGGTCAAGCTCTCCATGCGGGTCGTCGACCAGGAAACCGGCACGGACATCACCGACCAGGTCGGTGAACGGTCCGGCGGCGGTGGCCGGGGCGGCAAGCCGCGTGAGACGCAGGACGCCTAA
- the fabA gene encoding 3-hydroxyacyl-[acyl-carrier-protein] dehydratase FabA, which produces MPAFKTACPREAGRNGRKRVSKKNAYSYEDLIACGKGELFGPGNAQLPLPPMLMFDRITGISDEGGANGKGYAEAEFDINPDLWFFKCHFQGDPVMPGCLGLDALWQLLGFYLGWTGAPGRGRALGVGSVKFTGQVQPDAKLVQYRIDIRRVMARQITLGIANGVMLVDGKIAYETEDLRVTLFTAPEG; this is translated from the coding sequence ATGCCCGCATTCAAGACGGCTTGCCCAAGGGAGGCGGGCAGGAATGGCCGCAAGCGTGTGAGCAAGAAAAACGCCTATTCCTATGAAGATTTGATCGCCTGCGGGAAGGGCGAATTGTTCGGTCCCGGCAACGCGCAGCTGCCGCTGCCGCCGATGCTGATGTTCGACCGAATCACGGGGATTTCCGATGAGGGCGGCGCCAACGGCAAGGGTTATGCCGAGGCGGAATTCGACATCAATCCGGACCTGTGGTTCTTCAAATGCCATTTCCAGGGCGACCCGGTGATGCCCGGATGCCTGGGCCTCGATGCCCTGTGGCAGCTGCTGGGTTTTTACCTGGGTTGGACGGGCGCACCCGGCCGCGGTCGGGCCTTGGGCGTCGGCTCGGTCAAGTTCACGGGCCAGGTTCAGCCGGATGCCAAATTGGTCCAGTACCGCATTGATATCCGGCGTGTCATGGCGCGCCAGATCACCCTCGGCATCGCCAACGGCGTGATGCTCGTGGACGGCAAGATCGCCTACGAAACCGAGGATTTACGCGTAACCTTGTTTACCGCCCCCGAAGGGTAG
- the fabB gene encoding beta-ketoacyl-ACP synthase I, with the protein MRRVVVTGMGIVSPIGSNVAEVTDSLRAGRSGIVFCPEYAERGFRSHLHGAPTIDMDDKIDRKLRRFMGDGAAYAYVAMQEAMADAGLSEADVSDERTGLVMGSGGPSTSALIDAADTARDKGAKRIGPYAVPKAMCSTVSANMATAYHMRGLSYSISSACSTSAHCIGNGAELIQWGKQDVVFAGGGEELHWSLTVLFDAMGALSSKYNDTPERASRPFDADRDGFVIAGGAGVVVLEELERAQARGAKIYGEVVGYGATSDGVDMVAPSGEGAMRCMRLATAGLGNTKVDYINAHGTSTPAGDMTELKAIQEVFGAHKPKISSTKSLTGHSQGATGAHEAIYSLIMLNNDFIAASANVENLDPEAGDAEIVTKRIDGAGLNCVLSNSFGFGGTNATLAFKRLEA; encoded by the coding sequence ATGAGACGAGTGGTCGTTACCGGAATGGGAATCGTGTCACCGATCGGCAGCAACGTTGCCGAGGTGACGGACAGCCTGCGCGCAGGGCGCTCGGGCATCGTTTTTTGCCCGGAGTATGCGGAGCGCGGGTTCCGCTCGCACCTGCATGGTGCTCCGACGATCGATATGGACGACAAGATCGACCGAAAGCTGCGCCGCTTCATGGGCGACGGGGCGGCCTATGCCTATGTCGCCATGCAGGAAGCCATGGCCGACGCCGGGCTTTCCGAAGCCGACGTGTCCGATGAGCGCACGGGTCTCGTCATGGGCTCGGGCGGGCCGTCGACCTCGGCCCTGATCGATGCCGCCGACACGGCCCGCGATAAGGGCGCCAAACGCATCGGCCCCTATGCGGTGCCCAAGGCCATGTGTTCCACCGTGTCGGCCAACATGGCCACGGCCTACCACATGCGCGGTCTCAGCTATTCCATCTCGTCGGCCTGTTCGACCTCGGCCCATTGCATCGGCAACGGGGCGGAGCTGATCCAATGGGGCAAGCAGGACGTGGTCTTCGCCGGCGGCGGCGAGGAACTGCATTGGTCCCTGACCGTGCTGTTCGACGCCATGGGGGCGCTGTCCTCCAAATATAACGACACGCCCGAACGCGCATCGCGTCCCTTCGACGCCGACCGCGACGGCTTCGTGATCGCCGGCGGTGCCGGTGTGGTGGTGCTTGAGGAGCTGGAGCGCGCCCAAGCCCGGGGTGCGAAGATCTACGGCGAAGTGGTCGGCTACGGTGCCACTTCCGACGGCGTTGACATGGTCGCCCCCTCGGGCGAAGGGGCCATGCGTTGCATGCGCTTGGCGACGGCGGGCCTCGGCAATACCAAGGTCGATTACATCAACGCGCACGGGACCTCGACCCCGGCCGGGGACATGACCGAACTCAAGGCGATTCAAGAAGTGTTCGGCGCGCATAAGCCGAAGATTTCCTCGACCAAGTCGCTGACCGGCCATTCCCAGGGGGCCACGGGCGCGCACGAGGCGATCTATTCCTTGATCATGCTGAACAACGATTTCATCGCCGCCTCCGCCAACGTGGAAAACCTCGACCCGGAAGCGGGCGATGCGGAAATCGTGACCAAGCGGATCGACGGCGCGGGCCTGAACTGCGTGCTGTCCAATTCCTTCGGCTTTGGCGGGACCAACGCCACGCTGGCATTCAAGCGGCTTGAAGCTTAA
- the fabI gene encoding enoyl-ACP reductase FabI, producing MNGPVDGSGVPPQDTPDAPALRSNIMAGRRGLVLGVANDHSIAWGIARTLSQHGADIAFTYQNDAIAKRVTPLAASLGSTLVLPCEVEDQASIDSVFQRLKAEWGGLDFVVHAVAYSDKDELKGKYLNTSRDNFLRTMDVSCYSFTALARAAADMMGEGGSLITLTYTGSTRVMPNYNVMGVAKAALEASVRYLAANLGPQGIRVNAISAGPMRTLAGSAIGGARHVYKWNQRHAPLKRTVRLEDVGGAALYLLSDLSAGVTGEVHHVDSGYNIIGLPNPEDMVDD from the coding sequence ATGAACGGCCCCGTTGACGGATCTGGCGTGCCCCCGCAGGACACACCCGATGCGCCCGCCCTGCGCTCCAACATCATGGCCGGCCGTCGGGGCCTGGTGCTGGGTGTCGCCAACGATCATTCCATCGCCTGGGGGATCGCCCGGACCCTGAGCCAACACGGCGCGGACATCGCCTTTACCTATCAGAACGATGCCATCGCCAAGCGGGTGACTCCGTTGGCGGCGTCTCTCGGGTCGACCCTGGTCTTGCCCTGCGAGGTCGAAGACCAGGCCTCCATCGACAGCGTGTTTCAGCGCCTCAAGGCGGAATGGGGCGGGCTCGACTTCGTGGTCCATGCCGTCGCCTATTCCGACAAGGACGAGCTCAAGGGCAAATACCTGAACACGTCGCGCGACAACTTCCTGCGCACCATGGACGTCAGCTGCTATTCCTTCACGGCCCTGGCCCGTGCCGCCGCCGACATGATGGGCGAGGGCGGCTCGCTGATTACCCTGACCTACACGGGCTCGACCCGCGTGATGCCCAATTACAACGTCATGGGCGTGGCCAAGGCGGCGTTGGAAGCCAGCGTGCGTTATCTCGCCGCCAACCTGGGTCCCCAGGGCATCCGGGTCAACGCGATTTCGGCCGGTCCCATGCGCACACTTGCCGGCAGCGCCATCGGCGGCGCGCGCCATGTCTACAAGTGGAATCAGCGCCACGCGCCGCTGAAGCGCACGGTGCGGCTGGAGGATGTCGGGGGGGCGGCGCTCTACCTGCTGTCCGATCTGTCGGCCGGCGTCACCGGCGAGGTTCACCACGTCGATTCCGGCTACAACATCATCGGCCTGCCGAACCCGGAAGATATGGTCGACGATTGA
- a CDS encoding transcriptional repressor, translating to MHIPHDTPSHDARPFSQILDRLRGAGLRPTRQRMALAKLLFEGGDRHLTAEMLHADAQSANVRVSLATVYNTLHQFHRAGLLREIVVDSQRTYFDTNMSDHHHFYFDQSGELADIPGDQVEVAALPAAPDGMEVSRVDVVVRVRPQGA from the coding sequence ATGCACATCCCCCACGACACGCCGTCCCACGACGCCCGGCCCTTCAGCCAGATTTTGGACCGGCTGCGCGGCGCCGGCCTGCGTCCGACGCGCCAGCGCATGGCGCTCGCCAAGCTGCTGTTCGAAGGCGGCGATCGCCATTTGACGGCGGAAATGCTGCACGCGGACGCCCAGTCGGCCAACGTGCGGGTGTCGCTGGCCACCGTCTACAACACGCTGCACCAGTTCCACCGCGCGGGCCTGCTGCGTGAGATTGTCGTTGATTCCCAACGCACCTACTTCGACACCAACATGTCGGACCATCATCATTTCTATTTCGATCAGTCGGGCGAACTGGCCGACATTCCGGGCGACCAGGTCGAAGTCGCGGCCCTGCCGGCCGCGCCGGACGGCATGGAAGTGTCGCGCGTCGACGTCGTCGTGCGGGTGCGCCCCCAAGGCGCCTGA
- a CDS encoding rubrerythrin family protein — MSLKGSQTEENLKAAFAGESQANRRYLYFAQKADVEGYNDVAAVFRSTAEGETGHAHGHLEFLEETGDPATGEPIGPTGDNLKAAIAGETHEYTDMYPGMAKTARDEGFDEIADWFETLAKAEKSHAGRFQKALDSLD; from the coding sequence ATGAGCCTCAAAGGCAGCCAGACCGAAGAAAACCTGAAAGCCGCGTTCGCCGGGGAATCCCAGGCCAACCGCCGCTATCTCTATTTCGCCCAGAAGGCCGACGTCGAGGGCTACAACGACGTCGCCGCCGTGTTCCGGTCGACGGCCGAAGGCGAAACCGGCCATGCCCACGGCCACCTGGAATTCCTCGAAGAAACCGGTGACCCGGCCACGGGCGAGCCGATCGGCCCGACGGGCGACAACCTGAAGGCCGCCATCGCCGGTGAAACCCACGAATACACCGACATGTATCCCGGGATGGCCAAGACGGCCCGTGACGAAGGCTTCGACGAAATCGCCGATTGGTTCGAAACCCTCGCCAAGGCTGAAAAGTCCCACGCCGGCCGCTTCCAGAAAGCGCTCGACAGCCTGGACTAA
- a CDS encoding glycerol-3-phosphate dehydrogenase has translation MSEGSLEAPIRHVIPWQDPDFYDEEKLDAELRRVFDICHGCRRCFNLCDSFPRLFDLIDESESGELDTVDSADFKPVVDACTLCDMCFLTKCPYVPPHEFNLDFPHLMLRARAIDQKKGKVPFAAREMTKTDRNGKLASAVAPAVNWACKCDNGLTRPAMESLAGIHRDAKLPEFHAKTFQDLAKTPPAVDPAGPAHGRKAVLYATCFANFNNPGIGTSAQAVLAKNGVETEVVYPRCCGMPQLEQGDIAAVAEAAREVSAELCQWIDKGYEIIGLVPSCALMMKFEWPLILPDDENVKKLAAHTSDITEYVVAIAKKEGLADGMTPLAGGVTAHIACHARAQNMGQKGAEMLRLVPDTDVKVIERCSGHGGSWGVTKEFFEVGLKVGKPAARQAAKNETPFVVSECPLARDHIIQGMERLDADVSGINHAQHPIELMAIAYGLKD, from the coding sequence ATGAGCGAAGGCAGCCTGGAAGCCCCGATCCGCCACGTGATTCCCTGGCAGGACCCCGATTTCTACGATGAGGAAAAGCTCGACGCGGAACTGCGCCGGGTGTTCGATATCTGTCACGGATGCCGGCGTTGCTTCAATCTGTGCGACAGCTTCCCGCGCCTGTTTGACCTGATCGACGAGTCCGAATCCGGCGAGCTCGACACCGTCGACAGCGCAGATTTCAAGCCGGTCGTGGATGCCTGCACGCTCTGCGACATGTGCTTCCTGACCAAATGTCCTTACGTGCCGCCCCATGAATTCAACCTGGATTTCCCGCATCTGATGCTGCGCGCCCGCGCCATCGACCAGAAGAAGGGCAAGGTTCCCTTCGCCGCCCGGGAAATGACCAAGACGGACCGCAACGGCAAGCTGGCCTCCGCCGTGGCGCCGGCCGTCAACTGGGCCTGCAAGTGCGACAACGGCCTGACCCGCCCGGCCATGGAAAGCCTGGCCGGCATCCACCGCGACGCTAAACTGCCGGAATTCCACGCCAAGACCTTCCAGGACCTGGCCAAGACGCCGCCCGCCGTGGATCCGGCCGGCCCGGCCCACGGCCGCAAGGCCGTGCTGTACGCGACCTGTTTCGCCAACTTCAATAATCCCGGCATCGGCACCTCGGCCCAGGCCGTGTTGGCCAAGAACGGGGTCGAGACGGAGGTCGTCTATCCCCGCTGCTGCGGCATGCCGCAGTTGGAACAGGGCGACATCGCCGCCGTTGCCGAAGCCGCGCGCGAGGTTTCGGCCGAACTCTGCCAATGGATCGACAAGGGTTATGAGATCATCGGCTTGGTGCCGTCCTGCGCCCTGATGATGAAATTCGAATGGCCGCTGATCCTGCCCGACGACGAAAATGTGAAAAAGCTAGCGGCCCATACCTCGGACATTACCGAATACGTCGTCGCCATTGCCAAAAAGGAAGGCCTGGCCGACGGCATGACACCCTTGGCCGGCGGCGTCACGGCGCATATCGCCTGCCACGCCCGGGCCCAGAACATGGGCCAGAAAGGGGCGGAAATGCTGCGCCTGGTGCCCGACACGGACGTCAAGGTGATCGAGCGCTGTTCCGGCCACGGCGGATCCTGGGGCGTGACCAAGGAATTCTTCGAGGTCGGACTCAAGGTCGGCAAGCCCGCCGCCCGTCAGGCGGCCAAGAACGAAACGCCCTTCGTGGTCTCCGAATGTCCGTTGGCCCGCGACCACATCATCCAGGGGATGGAGCGCCTCGACGCGGACGTCAGCGGCATCAACCATGCCCAACACCCCATCGAACTGATGGCCATCGCCTACGGCCTGAAAGATTAA
- a CDS encoding DUF3501 family protein — protein MPNKHEITTADILPMDVYGRERAERRKRMTEIKRNRRVAVGPDATFYFESFDTMFHQVHEMLFIEKGGADQVPDELAAYNPLIPKGRELVATLMFEIDDPVRRAQFLDGLGGVEETVTFEFAGESVAGVPEADIDRTTADGKASSVQFLHFPFTDAQAAKFKDAGTQVQLQIAHEKYGHIAILPAPVKDALAGDFD, from the coding sequence ATGCCCAACAAGCACGAGATCACCACCGCCGATATCCTGCCGATGGACGTTTACGGCCGTGAACGGGCCGAGCGGCGCAAGCGCATGACCGAAATCAAGCGCAACCGCCGTGTCGCCGTCGGCCCCGACGCTACGTTCTATTTCGAAAGCTTCGACACCATGTTTCATCAGGTGCACGAAATGCTGTTCATCGAAAAAGGCGGGGCGGATCAGGTGCCCGACGAATTGGCCGCCTACAACCCCCTGATCCCCAAGGGCCGGGAACTTGTCGCCACCTTGATGTTCGAAATCGACGATCCCGTGCGCCGCGCGCAGTTCCTGGACGGTCTTGGCGGGGTCGAGGAAACGGTGACCTTCGAATTCGCCGGGGAAAGTGTCGCAGGCGTGCCGGAAGCCGACATCGACCGCACCACCGCCGACGGCAAGGCGTCGAGCGTGCAGTTCCTGCACTTTCCCTTCACCGACGCCCAGGCCGCCAAGTTCAAGGACGCCGGCACCCAGGTGCAGTTGCAGATCGCCCATGAAAAATACGGCCATATCGCGATTCTGCCCGCCCCGGTGAAGGACGCCCTGGCCGGCGATTTCGATTAA
- a CDS encoding D-glycerate dehydrogenase: protein MSNKKPRVVVTRKLPDAIETRMMELFDVQLNLDDKAMTKAQLIAAVANADVLVPTVTDRIDAAILAQTGDRLRLIANYGTGVDHIDLATARQRGITVTNTPDVLTEDTADMTMALFLAVSRRIAEGERVMRTGEWQGWSPTWMLGHRINGKRLGIIGMGRIGRAVARRARGFNMAVHYHNRKRVHESVENELEATYWESLDQMLARVDLVSVNCPHTPATYHLLSARRLQLLQPHCIIVNTARGEVIDENALTRMLEAGDIAGAGLDVFEHEPAVNPKLLALDNTVLLPHLGSATVEGRVDMGEKVLINIKTFVDGHKPPDRVLGDAF from the coding sequence ATGTCCAATAAAAAGCCCCGCGTCGTCGTCACGCGCAAACTGCCCGACGCCATCGAAACCCGCATGATGGAACTGTTCGATGTGCAGTTGAACCTGGATGACAAGGCGATGACCAAGGCGCAGCTGATCGCCGCCGTCGCCAATGCGGACGTTCTGGTGCCGACGGTCACCGACCGCATCGACGCCGCCATTCTGGCCCAGACCGGTGATCGCCTGCGCCTGATCGCCAATTACGGCACGGGTGTCGACCATATAGATCTGGCCACCGCACGTCAGCGCGGCATCACCGTCACCAACACCCCCGACGTGTTGACCGAGGACACGGCCGACATGACCATGGCGCTGTTCCTTGCCGTGTCGCGGCGCATCGCCGAGGGTGAGCGCGTGATGCGCACGGGCGAATGGCAGGGCTGGTCCCCGACCTGGATGCTCGGCCACCGCATCAACGGCAAACGTCTCGGCATCATCGGCATGGGCCGCATCGGCCGCGCTGTTGCGCGCCGTGCGCGCGGTTTCAACATGGCGGTCCACTATCACAATCGCAAACGCGTGCATGAGTCCGTGGAGAACGAGCTGGAAGCCACCTATTGGGAAAGCCTGGATCAGATGCTGGCCCGGGTCGATTTGGTCTCCGTCAACTGCCCGCATACGCCGGCAACCTACCATCTTCTGTCGGCGCGGCGCCTGCAGCTGCTGCAGCCCCACTGCATCATCGTCAACACGGCACGCGGTGAAGTGATCGACGAAAACGCCCTGACCCGCATGCTCGAAGCCGGCGACATCGCCGGGGCGGGTCTTGACGTGTTCGAACACGAACCCGCCGTGAATCCCAAATTGCTTGCCCTCGACAACACGGTCCTGCTGCCCCATTTGGGCAGTGCCACGGTCGAAGGCCGCGTCGACATGGGCGAAAAGGTGCTGATCAACATCAAGACCTTCGTCGACGGGCACAAGCCGCCGGACCGCGTGCTGGGCGACGCCTTCTGA